The sequence AATAAGGGATCACCGTGTCTACTCGGGTTTGTTGCAGCATGATTTCAGAAACCCACACTTTGTATGGGTCTTGATCTTTTCGCCATGGTAAATCTCGTTGTTCTTCTTGGAACCATCCGATTAAATCATGTCTAAATTGTTGTTTGTTTATATACTTAAGATGTTTCAAGCTATCTTTTGCCAATTATAAGCCCTCCATGGTCGTCCAAACATTTTCATAAAAAATACATATTTTATACAGTAATTAATGGGAATTTTTGTTATAATAAACATGAGTATAATGTTAGTTATTAAAGTCATAAATAATGATGAGACATTTCACTCGGAAAATCCAACGTTAAGGAGGTCCTTCTTTGGACACTGGTACACACGTCGTTATGGGTCTTGCCCTTGGTGGTCTGGCAACTCTTGATCCGGTTGTCGCCCAAGATTCAACCACTGCAACAGCTGTATTGATTTCTGTTATCGTTGGCTCACAAGCTCCAGACATTGACACTATTTTAAAATTAAAAAATAATGCGGTTTATATTAGAAATCACCGTGGGATTACTCATTCCATTCCCGCAGTCATTCTATGGCCTCTTGTTATTACTGGTGTCGTTTACGCTTTTCTACCAGAAGCAAACTTATTGCATTTGTGGTTATGGACATTCCTAGCTGTGTTTCTCCATGTGTTTGTAGATATATTTAACGCATACGGAACGCAAGCACTAAGGCCCTTCTCCCATAAATGGGTGGCATTAGGGGTCATTAATACATTTGATCCGATTATTTTCGGACTACATGTTGTTGGTTTATTATTATGGGGATTCGGAGCAGATCCTGGGTATACATTTATCGCGGTGTATGCAGTATTAGTTGCTTATTATATCATACGATTCATCGCAAGAAATAAAGTATACAAACAGATTAAAATTTTAATTCCGGATGCAACGGAAATTATTATATCGCCTACATTAAGATTTCATCAATGGAAAATTGCTGTCATGAACGACCAACAATTTTTCGTTGGACGATCGGAAAATAATCAAGTGCAAATTCTTGATCAATTTAACCGAGTGGCAATTCCAGAAACACCTGTATTAGAAGCGGCTAAAAAGGACAATAATTTGTCCGCATTCCTCTCTTTTTCACCTGTTTATCGCTGGGAAGTAGATGAATTTGATCACTCTTATGAAGTTCGCTTTATTGACTTAAGATATCGAAGCAAAGATTACTATCCATTTGTTGCTGTTGTTCAATTGGATTCTAAGTTAAATATTATTAATTCCTATACTGGCTGGATATTCAGTGAGGAAAAATTGCGAAGAAAATTAGATATACTGCCTAACTAAATGATGTCTTTCAGGACATCATTTTTTTTTGCCAGTAGTTCACATTCGTTCCAAATAATAAACTTCATTTTTCAACATAGGTTTTTATAAAGAAACCTATACTATCTTTACATGGTCATTAAAGTAAATAGACTTTCATGATCATGATTCATTTATTACCGCATATAGGAGGTCTCAATTCATGCGAAATAAAGTAACCAATTTCCCTAACCAAAGTGGTCAAAAATT is a genomic window of Niallia sp. XMNu-256 containing:
- a CDS encoding metal-dependent hydrolase translates to MDTGTHVVMGLALGGLATLDPVVAQDSTTATAVLISVIVGSQAPDIDTILKLKNNAVYIRNHRGITHSIPAVILWPLVITGVVYAFLPEANLLHLWLWTFLAVFLHVFVDIFNAYGTQALRPFSHKWVALGVINTFDPIIFGLHVVGLLLWGFGADPGYTFIAVYAVLVAYYIIRFIARNKVYKQIKILIPDATEIIISPTLRFHQWKIAVMNDQQFFVGRSENNQVQILDQFNRVAIPETPVLEAAKKDNNLSAFLSFSPVYRWEVDEFDHSYEVRFIDLRYRSKDYYPFVAVVQLDSKLNIINSYTGWIFSEEKLRRKLDILPN